DNA from Gemmatimonadota bacterium:
TCGCCCTCCTCATGGTAGCCGGGGATGCCGCGCGTGTCGGCGAACTGGGCAAACGGGTCGCGCGTCAGCGAACGGTTCATGATGCGCGCTCGCGTCATGACGGAGTCGACGCCGAGCGACCAGCGCGTGACGTAGTCGGTCACCGACCGGTCGTAGAAGTTGAGGAAGACCGGATCGGTGACGTATGCCGGGTCGTCGGACCAGAGGAACATCCGATAGGCGGCGTCGAGTACGTCGAAGTTGGCCGGGAGGTTGTACCAGAAGTCCCGGTCGTTGCGATAGTCGGCGTGCGCCGGCTGTCCATGCCGGTCGATCTCCCACAGCGAGGCCCAGTCACGCGCGTCGCTGATCCCCGCCGCGAAGTGGCGGAGCATGTTGCGCACGTGTCGCTGCATGCCGAGCGCGTGCGCTCCCATCGCCTGATGGGCCACGTCGCGCATGCAGAACGCCTGGCGTCCGGGGAGCGCCGCCTCGAACCACGGACCGACGGCGTCCCCCTCGAAGGCGTAGGCGGTCGCCTGGCGCGTCGCCCACGTAAATGCCTTCATCAGCTGCACGTCGTCGCTCGCCAGCGCCAACGGCGCCGTAGATGTGGACGACTGCAGCGCCCCAGAGGCCGGCAGCTGCCGCGCCGCCGCACGCGGCGCCTGCGCGCGGGCGGGTTGCGTGCAGGGGAGCAGCGCGGCCACCGCGACCAGCGCCCGCCCGCATACTCGGCGCGCCACCGCTTCTCCGACCACAACACGGCGACGATTCGGTTGGGAGCGCGGGCGACGCATGGAGGCACCGTGGGATGAGCGGCGGTTGGCGGAGCGGGAGCGTGTCGTCGAACGCTAGGAGACAACCGGTGCCTGGGGCAAGGGCGCGCGTGGCGCCGCGGGCCATGCCTAACGCGCTGCCTCGCGCCCCCAGCGCAACACCCCACGGTCCACCAGGCCCCAGCGCGCCGCCACGTCGCACCGCGCGAGCAGCGGCCGCCCTTCCGGTGCCCGCCCCGCGCGCACGAGTGCCGCGCCCAGCGCGCAGTCGGAGAGGGCGATACGCGGATGGTCGATCCCCGGCCAGAGCCGCCGGGTGGCCTCCACATTCCCGGAGAAGGCGGTGACCGCCTCCTCCACGCTGCCACGCGCAAAGGCGACCAATCCCCCCCAATGGCCAATCTCGATGTACTGCGAGCTCCCGGGCGGGTACGCCTCGCGCACGCTCCGCGCGACCGCAAGCGCCCGCTCCGCCTCCGCGAGCTTCCCCAGCCTCACGAGCATCGGCACGCGCTGCGCTACGATGTAGGTGCGCCCCGTCGTCGGTGGCAGGCTGGCGTTGTACTTGACCACCGAATCCATGAGCGCGAGCGCGCCGACATCGTTGCCCGCCGCGGCCTGCATGATTGCATGGTTGCGCATCGCGCTGCCAATGAGTTCGTGCCCGGGATCGAGGTTGGCGACGTAGGCGGCGCGCGCCTGCCGCATCATCGAATCGGCGTAGGCGGCACGCTCGGTGAGATTGACCGCCTGCAGCGCCACGCGCTCCACCGCGAGCGCCGCCGCCCGCCCCTTGTCGCCACGCTGCTGCATCACCGCCAGCACGCGCTCGGAGAGCGAGAGTGCCTCCGACCACCGCCCCGCGTTCCCCATCCATGTCGACAGGTTGCCCGTCACAGCGAGCACGAACGGGTGATCGGCGGGGAAACGTTGCTGCAGAATCCGGAGCGCCGCCTGGTCGAGGGCGATGGCATCGAGCAGGAAGCCGCGCTTCCCCCGTTCGGCGGCGCGCAGATCGAGCAGGGACGCGATCTCGACCGAGTCTCCCTTTCCAAGGCGCGCACGTACCGCCACCAGCGAATCGAGGTACTCCGCCGCGCGCATCGGATTGTCGGTCCCGATCGCCACGTGGCCGTACGCCTCCGCCACCTCCGGGTGCGTGGGCCCCACGGTGCGACGCAGCGCGCTCAGCACGCTGTCGGTCATGCGGCCGCCGAGCGCCGGATCGCGCGCATCGCGGACGAGCGCTGCGTGCGTCTGGCGCACCTGCAACACCGCCAGGTGATCAGGACCAAGCGCCGAATCGCCCACCTGTCGGGCGCGCACGAGCAGCGACTCGGCCGCCGCGTACTCTCCGCGCGACATTCGCACGGTGCCTAACGTGCGGAGCAGGCGCACGTGGCGCTCCGGCTGCTCCGCCAATCCGGCCGACTGCGCGCTGGCCAGGTCGAGGAAGGCCTTCACGCGCATCGTGTCGCCGCCGGGGAGTACCCGGGGGTCCGATCGCTCGAGCAACCCGGTGACGAAGGACAGGACCGCGTCTCCCGCCTCGCGCTCCGCCACCGCACGATCTCGCTCGGCGGCGAAGCGCCGTCGCTGCGCGACCTCGCGCCCGAACAAGGCGACCAAGGCGAGCGCTCCGGCCGCCATGCCGGCCACCCCCACGCGATGCCGCCGCACGAAACGCCCCGTGCGATAGCTCCACTTGTCCGGGCGTGCGACCACCGGGAGTCCATCCAGGTAGCGCATCACGTCGGCCGCCAGTTCGCCGGCGCTGCGGTATCGACGCTCCGGCTCCTTGCGCAGCGCCATGAGCACGATGCTGTCCAAGTCCCCGCGCAACCGCGACGCATCGGCGGTCGGCGCCACGGCAGACGGCAGGGACGGCAGCGCCTCGAGCGTCGCGCGTTCCAGCGCCTCGCGTTGGCCCAGCAGCGACGCGAAGACGTGCTGGCCGGTCAGCAGCTCGAAGAGCAGCGCGCCTAACGCATACACGTCGGTCGCCGTCGTGATCGCCTCCCCGCGCAGCTGCTCGGGGGCGGCGTACGACGGCGTCAGGGCCCGCTCGCCCGCCCGCGTCTCGTCCACGCTCGCGTCGCCGGGGGTCAGCAGCTTGGCAATGCCGAAGTCGAGCAGCACTGGCTGCCCGTCGTTGGTTACCAGGATGTTCCCGGGCTTGAGGTCGCGATGCACGATGAGGCGCGTGTGCGCGAACTGCACCGCGTGCGCGACCTTGAGGAAGAGGCGACTCCGGTCGTCCACCGGAAGGCGCGCCGCGAACTGCGTGATGGGGACACCATCGACGAATCGCAACACGAGGAAGGGGCGCCCGTCGGGGGCGGTACCGGCGTCGACGATCGAGGCGATGTTCGGGTGGTCGAGCTGCGCCAGGAGGGCGCGCTCCGAGGCGAAGCGCCGCGCCACGCCCCCGGTGCGGGCATCGGGGCGGAGGAGCTTGAGTGCGACCGTGAGGGTGAGCGCCTCGTCCTGGCGCACGGCGCGATACACCTCGCCCATTCCACCGCGCCCCACCAGCTCCTCCAGCCGGTACGGCCCGATCACCGTTCCAGACTCGAGTCCGTTCGGGAGCTCGTCGCCCGCATCCGACGACACGAAGCGCTGCTCGAAGCGCAGGCCGTCGTCGTCTCCCGCGGCGGCGAGCATCGCCTCCACTTCCGCGCGCAGCGACTCGTCAGGCACCGCGCGATCGAGGAAGGCGCCCCGCTCAGCGGCAGGCAGTTCCTGCGCCTCCCAGAAGAGGTCAGCAATGCGCTGCCAGCGGTCGTCGGTGGGGTTGGGGGCGTCAGTCATCATTCAGCATCGCGACAGAGTGCCCGCGATTCGGTCACGTGGCGTCGAGCCCGGCGAGCCCCAGGTCGCCCGCGACTTCCTTGCGCAGCCAGGCGCGCGCCGTCACCCACTCGCGCTGCACCGTCTTGGCCGAGATGCCCAACGCCTCGGCCGTCTCCTCGAGGGTCAGGCCAGCGAAGAAGCGACACTGGACCACCTGGGCGCCGCGCGGGTTCATCCCCTGCAACCGCTCGAGCGCCGCATCGAGCGCCACCAACTCCTCGGCTTCTTCAATGGAGAGCACCGAGGCGACGTCGTCGAGGCTGACCGCGTCGGAGCCCCCGCCGCGCTTGGCGCGCATGCGCGTGCGCGCCGAGTCCACCAGGACGCGCCGCATCGTCGCTGAGGCAGCCGTGAAGAAGTCGGCACGCCCGAGTTGGCCGAGCGAGTGCTGCTGCGACAGGCGCAGCCAGGCCTCGTTCACCAACCCCGTGGTGGACAGGGTGTGCCCGGTCCGCTCGCGCCGCAGGTGCGACCGGGCGAGGATGCGGAGGTCGTCGTAGAGCTGGACGACCCACTGATCGGCGGGGTGGGAGGTGTCGGCCACAGGTGGAGCCAGGGGGGCGACGGATCGACAGAGGACGAGGGAGCGCCGACGTACAGTCGCGACGAACGACGCGACCTGCGCCGTCAGTCGCAAGCGGCTGCAAGTCGGGTGCCCGGGTCTCGCGAACTTACCCCGCAGTTGAAATCGCGTCCATCGGTCGAAATGTCCGATGTCCAGTTCCGGCCACGGGCATCGCGACGTGGGATAGCAGAGGAACTGGATCCTCCGCCCCACCCCGTCGATGGAGAGGCTCGCATGCGTCCCGTGCAGGTTCTGACTCTCGTGGTCGCGGCAGCAGTGTCTGGCTGCTCCGACCCCGTGCTCGCTCCACACCGCACGCCCGCCGAGGCCCCCCTCGCCGCGGCACTCCCGTCCGCCGCCGTCAACGTCCCCGGGACCACGCACCGGCGCGTCAACGTCGATGGCATGCAGCGCGAGTTCTGGGTCCACGTCGGGCGCACGGCGCAGCCCAACACGCCAGTCCCGCTCGTCATCTTCCTGCACGGGACCAGCGGAAGCGGCAAGCAATATCTCAACATCTCACGCTGGCGCGAGAAGGCCGACACCGCCGGCTTCATCGCCGTCTTCCCGTCGGCGCTCGTGTACTGCTTCCGCGACGACGAGAACAACGACGGCGACATGGACGACCCCGGCGAACTCCATGCGACCTCCAAGTGGACGCAGGGTTCGCTCGGTGACACGTTGCAGCCGCTGTGCCGTCCGCGGGACTACCTCAAGCTCAGCCCCACGCAGCGGCAGCGCACGATGCACCGGTTCCAGGACGACACGCTGTTCCTGGACGCGATGGTGGCCGACCTCAAGGCCAACTTCCTGATCGACACCAAGCGCATGTACATCGCCGGCTTCTCCAACGGCGGGGAGATGGTGAGCCGGCTGCTCGTCGTGCGCAGTCACCTGTTCGCCGCGATGGCTTCGCACGCCGGGCATATGCACATCCCGCCTGCGCCACTGGGCGCGCGCCGCGTCCCCTTCCTTCGCTCCGTCGGCAACAAGGACGATCGCTACTTTTCCACCCTGCCCGGCGGCACGATGCCCGTTGTGCAAGCGGCGATCAACTTCCCATTCATTCAGCGCACCTCGGTCGTCCCGTACCTGCAGCAGGGGCTCCTCGCCAACGCCCCCGTGTGGGCGCCCATGACGTGGAACGGCCGCCGGATCGGGCGCTGGAGTTATCCTACCGCCCTGGCGGGCAACAAGAACCCGTTCGCCTTTCTGCTCGTCGAGGGGAACACACATGCATATCCCAACGGACAGCTGCACGAGGTGACGATGGCCGACCGCACGTGGCCGTTCTTTGCGGCGCACCGGTTGCCGTAGACTACGCGGCGGGCACATCGCGCTACGAGACCGGAGACGGTCGTTGGCATCACTGCGGTGCGAAACACGGGAGCATGCGTCACGGCGCATGCTCCCGTCGTGCGTTCGCCCCGACCGATGTCCGGATCCGCACGCGAACGTCGCGATGTGTGGCATGGGAGGAGACAGCTCCTCCACTCCATCTCTAGACAGGAGTTGCCCGCATGCGTCGCCCCCACGTGTTCGTCACCCTCGTCACCCTTGCGGCCGCTGGATGCGCCGATCCGGTCACGGCGCCACGGCACCGACCGATCGATGCCACGTCGGCCATCGGCGTAGCGGTGGCGCCGGTAAACGTCCCGGGCACCGCGCTTCGCACCCTGACGATCGACGGCCAGCAGCGCGAGTTCTACGTGCACGTGGGGCGCAACGCGCCGAGCAACGCGCCGGTGCCGGTGGTCTTCTTCTTCCACGGCAGCGGGAGCAACGGCTTCGAGCACCTCCAGAAGTCGCGGTGGCGCGAGAAGGCCGACACCATCGGCTTCATCGCCATCTTCCCCTCGGCGCTCGCGTACTGCTTCAAGGAAGACGCCAACGGCGACGGCGACATGCTCGACCGCGGCGAGCTGCACGCCAGCGCGAAGTGGACCTCGGGCCCCCTCGGCGGCCCCACGCGACCGCTGTGCAAACCCGCCGACTATCTCAAGCTCACCCCCAACCAGCGCCTCGCCACGCTGCACCGCTTCCAGGACGACACGGCCTTCGTCGACGCGATGCTCGCCGACGTCAAGGCGACCAACGTGGTCGACACCAAGCGCCTCTACCTGGCAGGCTTCTCGAACGGCGCCGAGATGGTGAGTCGCCTGCTCGTCGAGCG
Protein-coding regions in this window:
- a CDS encoding protein kinase, giving the protein MMTDAPNPTDDRWQRIADLFWEAQELPAAERGAFLDRAVPDESLRAEVEAMLAAAGDDDGLRFEQRFVSSDAGDELPNGLESGTVIGPYRLEELVGRGGMGEVYRAVRQDEALTLTVALKLLRPDARTGGVARRFASERALLAQLDHPNIASIVDAGTAPDGRPFLVLRFVDGVPITQFAARLPVDDRSRLFLKVAHAVQFAHTRLIVHRDLKPGNILVTNDGQPVLLDFGIAKLLTPGDASVDETRAGERALTPSYAAPEQLRGEAITTATDVYALGALLFELLTGQHVFASLLGQREALERATLEALPSLPSAVAPTADASRLRGDLDSIVLMALRKEPERRYRSAGELAADVMRYLDGLPVVARPDKWSYRTGRFVRRHRVGVAGMAAGALALVALFGREVAQRRRFAAERDRAVAEREAGDAVLSFVTGLLERSDPRVLPGGDTMRVKAFLDLASAQSAGLAEQPERHVRLLRTLGTVRMSRGEYAAAESLLVRARQVGDSALGPDHLAVLQVRQTHAALVRDARDPALGGRMTDSVLSALRRTVGPTHPEVAEAYGHVAIGTDNPMRAAEYLDSLVAVRARLGKGDSVEIASLLDLRAAERGKRGFLLDAIALDQAALRILQQRFPADHPFVLAVTGNLSTWMGNAGRWSEALSLSERVLAVMQQRGDKGRAAALAVERVALQAVNLTERAAYADSMMRQARAAYVANLDPGHELIGSAMRNHAIMQAAAGNDVGALALMDSVVKYNASLPPTTGRTYIVAQRVPMLVRLGKLAEAERALAVARSVREAYPPGSSQYIEIGHWGGLVAFARGSVEEAVTAFSGNVEATRRLWPGIDHPRIALSDCALGAALVRAGRAPEGRPLLARCDVAARWGLVDRGVLRWGREAAR
- a CDS encoding sigma-70 family RNA polymerase sigma factor, with protein sequence MADTSHPADQWVVQLYDDLRILARSHLRRERTGHTLSTTGLVNEAWLRLSQQHSLGQLGRADFFTAASATMRRVLVDSARTRMRAKRGGGSDAVSLDDVASVLSIEEAEELVALDAALERLQGMNPRGAQVVQCRFFAGLTLEETAEALGISAKTVQREWVTARAWLRKEVAGDLGLAGLDAT
- a CDS encoding prolyl oligopeptidase family serine peptidase gives rise to the protein MLAPHRTPAEAPLAAALPSAAVNVPGTTHRRVNVDGMQREFWVHVGRTAQPNTPVPLVIFLHGTSGSGKQYLNISRWREKADTAGFIAVFPSALVYCFRDDENNDGDMDDPGELHATSKWTQGSLGDTLQPLCRPRDYLKLSPTQRQRTMHRFQDDTLFLDAMVADLKANFLIDTKRMYIAGFSNGGEMVSRLLVVRSHLFAAMASHAGHMHIPPAPLGARRVPFLRSVGNKDDRYFSTLPGGTMPVVQAAINFPFIQRTSVVPYLQQGLLANAPVWAPMTWNGRRIGRWSYPTALAGNKNPFAFLLVEGNTHAYPNGQLHEVTMADRTWPFFAAHRLP